The Leishmania braziliensis MHOM/BR/75/M2904 complete genome, chromosome 10 genome contains a region encoding:
- a CDS encoding putative FKBP-type peptidyl-prolyl cis-trans isomerase, with translation MNAADQAFMESVDATPNVHKLPSGMRFKILTKVSDTASVKSPNVSDPCSVHYHGSLTNGKVFDSSMDRGRPATFAPNQVIKGWTEALQYMVEGEEWEVYLPPELAYGSRGAGGAIPPNATLVFKIHLLKVMQGGKPGADGHKKLEQALSISYAAL, from the coding sequence ATGAACGCAGCGGACCAGGCATTCATGGAGAGCGTGGACGCAACGCCCAACGTGCACAAACTGCCTAGCGGCATGCGCTTCAAGATCCTGACCAAGGTGTCCGACACGGCCTCCGTGAAGTCACCGAACGTATCGGACCCGTGCTCGGTGCACTACCACGGCTCCCTGACGAACGGCAAGGTGTTCGACAGCTCCATGGACCGCGGCCGTCCCGCCACGTTCGCACCGAACCAGGTGATCAAGGGATGGACCGAGGCTCTCCAGTACatggtggagggagaggagtggGAGGTCTACCTGCCGCCGGAGCTGGCGTACGGCTCGCGCGGTGCCGGCGGTGCCATTCCACCAAACGCGACTCTCGTGTTTAAGATCCACCTGCTGAAGGTGATGCAGGGCGGCAAGCCGGGCGCGGACGGCCACAAAAAGCTCGAGCAGGCCCTCTCCATTTCCTACGCTGCGCTGTGA
- the Rab11 gene encoding putative small GTP-binding protein Rab11, translating to MEDTNLSFKIVLIGDSGVGKSNLMTRYTMSEFSQETPSTIGVEFMTKSIKIEDRDAKIQIWDTAGQERFRAISRSIYHGAKGAMLVYDITNQTSFDSIPTWLQELRVFVPVTCCIFLIGNKCDLEHLRVVKKEVADRFARENGLSFLETSALEKTNVDKAFEWLAKSVYEVVVTPQTREADRTVPKPGRTVNMNPGETSEVKKSGGCC from the coding sequence ATGGAGGACACAAACCTCAGCTTCAAGATCGTCCTCATCGGCGACAGTGGCGTCGGTAAATCGAACCTCATGACGCGGTACACGATGAGCGAGTTCAGCCAGGAAACTCCGTCCACCATTGGCGTAGAGTTCATGACGAAGAGCATCAAGATCGAGGACCGCGATGCGAAGATTCAAATTTGGGATACAGCAGGTCAGGAGCGCTTCCGCGCCATCTCGCGCTCCATCTACCATGGCGCGAAGGGTGCCATGCTGGTGTACGACATCACCAACCAGACCTCCTTCGACTCGATCCcgacgtggctgcaggagctgcgcgtcTTTGTGCCCGTCACGTGCTGCATCTTCCTGATTGGCAACAAGTGCGATTTGGAGCACCTGCGCGTTGTAAAGAAGGAAGTGGCCGACCGCTTCGCTCGCGAGAATGGCCTGTCTTTCCTCGAAACATcggcgctggagaagacGAACGTAGACAAGGCCTTCGAGTGGCTTGCCAAGTCCGTCTACGAGGTTGTGGTCACCCCGCAGACCCGCGAGGCCGACCGCACGGTGCCGAAGCCAGGCAGGACCGTAAACATGAACCCTGGCGAGACCTCTGAAGTGAAGAAGagtggtggctgctgctga